One stretch of Streptomyces sp. 135 DNA includes these proteins:
- a CDS encoding LamG-like jellyroll fold domain-containing protein — MTALLSSGLGVVPTGLTGGSRPAAAAEKEAPKVTSASEAQAKAAESGEKVEVPALRDERSTTVANPDGTFTTTQYVQPIRTRKAGKWADIDTTLVEQAGGTYAPKAALTAMTFSGGGDTTFAEIGKDGRSLSLDWPHKLSRPKIAGSTATYADVLEGVDLKVTAGAEGFSHVLVVKNAKAAARPELARLELPLDTDSVTLRETDDGGLEAQADGSGGTVFEAPQPMMWDSSHTVGGPGEGGSSPAASPTDGSGPDSAVTPPEGAQVSDVAVDADADSVTLEPDADLLKGADTVYPVYIDPVYKTANRTGWTMVSSHYPSSEFWKFDDDEGVGRCPADVSYRCTSGSDVKRQFFALPTGTFEDKDIVSAQFAVTMVHTYSESAKGVQLGRVNSGGASAISSRTNWSNQPSLKDAITSKSPTNPAGSCTSTNQNVRFDVSGTVQRAASSGWDTTTFRLKAEEEGSYAYWKRFCGNAQLEVTYNRPPLQPAMDELKMSPGGACEYGNAEEHYVSDAPKLKAFLKDYDHGDIGSNSESLKAEFHVFWTVGGKTYDHYSTTAAQSTVDASKSGQTGGASFSYTVGTNLSSDDNDASYTIPQNVTVGWAVRASDGTSWGPWSLAGNGTRCEFIYDETAPKAPEVTSIKYPDDDAWHAGVGDYGLFIIDSPSRGVTQYKYRFTGGSWVTADAKAAGAPVTVRWMPPDEGPMSLETKAIDGAGNAQKTPTAHVFLVSDGRAPAAGWTLGDAKGATAAAGMSGAPAASAGSGVTFGAEGPLGPTDTAVSLDGSEKAYLDAGKPAVDTSGTFSVSAWVNLPERPTDDVSVVSQDGTAAPGFDLGYDVDTRSWTFRTPMNDMENMGSWKVSGATAVPGSWTHLIGVYDDELGTLSLFVNGDLIEEDVQKRRTKWNATGGVQIGRKLALDGYTSHFKGSVADVKVYDRVVPEAEGEALGGISARQLSYWQVDGDTNGVSPEEAGGAGLTLGGGAGIYVPDESCDTEADPECVPPAEPLWGDGHLVLNGTGAHAKRAAGLLAKEDSFTLTARARLAAADPTKDQTVMSLAGARGSALTVKYAASAKRWQLAVTSKDETGARVSTVDAKGVMPSSAGDGDHLTLVYSAVFGDALLYVDGTLAAQVPWDNAWDFTTASLQIGRILTGTTPSGFFDGAVDELRVFRGALDASAVPTVALLPAGSSIEETVM, encoded by the coding sequence TTGACCGCACTCCTCTCGTCCGGCCTGGGCGTGGTGCCCACGGGCCTCACGGGCGGCTCCCGACCGGCGGCCGCCGCGGAGAAGGAGGCGCCGAAGGTCACGAGCGCGTCCGAGGCCCAGGCCAAGGCAGCCGAGTCGGGCGAGAAGGTGGAGGTACCGGCGCTCCGGGACGAACGCAGCACCACCGTCGCCAACCCGGACGGCACCTTCACCACCACCCAGTACGTCCAGCCGATCCGTACCCGCAAGGCCGGTAAGTGGGCGGACATCGACACCACACTCGTCGAGCAGGCAGGCGGTACCTACGCGCCGAAGGCCGCACTGACGGCCATGACGTTCTCCGGCGGCGGTGACACCACCTTCGCCGAGATCGGCAAGGACGGCCGCTCGCTTTCCCTCGACTGGCCGCACAAGTTGTCCCGGCCGAAGATCGCAGGTTCCACCGCCACGTACGCCGATGTGCTGGAGGGCGTCGACCTCAAGGTCACCGCCGGGGCCGAGGGTTTCTCCCACGTCCTGGTCGTCAAGAACGCGAAGGCCGCGGCCCGGCCCGAGCTGGCCAGGCTGGAACTGCCCCTGGACACCGACTCCGTCACGCTGAGGGAGACGGATGACGGCGGTCTGGAGGCCCAAGCCGACGGCAGCGGCGGCACGGTCTTCGAGGCACCGCAGCCGATGATGTGGGACTCCAGCCATACCGTCGGTGGTCCCGGGGAGGGGGGCTCCTCCCCGGCCGCCTCGCCGACAGACGGATCCGGACCTGACAGCGCGGTCACCCCGCCGGAGGGCGCACAGGTGTCCGACGTAGCGGTGGACGCGGATGCGGACTCGGTGACACTGGAGCCCGACGCCGACCTGCTCAAGGGCGCCGACACCGTCTATCCGGTCTACATCGATCCGGTCTACAAGACGGCCAACCGGACCGGCTGGACCATGGTGTCCTCGCACTATCCCTCCTCGGAGTTCTGGAAGTTCGACGACGACGAGGGTGTCGGGCGCTGCCCGGCCGACGTCTCCTACCGCTGCACCAGTGGCAGCGACGTCAAGCGGCAGTTCTTCGCGCTGCCGACGGGCACGTTCGAGGACAAGGACATCGTCTCCGCGCAGTTCGCGGTGACGATGGTGCACACCTACAGCGAGTCCGCGAAGGGCGTTCAACTCGGCCGGGTCAACTCGGGTGGCGCGAGCGCGATCAGCTCCAGGACGAACTGGAGCAACCAGCCTTCGCTGAAGGACGCGATCACCAGCAAATCGCCCACGAACCCCGCTGGTTCGTGCACGTCCACGAATCAGAACGTCCGCTTCGACGTGAGCGGCACCGTGCAGAGGGCCGCGAGCAGCGGCTGGGACACGACGACCTTCCGCCTCAAGGCGGAGGAAGAGGGAAGCTACGCGTACTGGAAGCGCTTCTGCGGCAACGCGCAGCTGGAGGTCACCTACAACCGCCCGCCGCTTCAACCGGCCATGGACGAACTGAAGATGTCTCCGGGCGGCGCGTGCGAGTACGGAAACGCCGAGGAGCACTATGTCTCCGACGCGCCCAAGCTGAAGGCGTTCCTGAAGGACTACGACCACGGCGACATCGGCAGCAACTCCGAGAGCCTGAAGGCCGAGTTCCACGTCTTCTGGACGGTCGGGGGCAAGACGTACGACCATTACTCCACCACGGCGGCGCAGAGCACGGTCGACGCGTCGAAGAGCGGTCAAACGGGTGGAGCATCCTTCTCGTACACCGTCGGGACGAACCTGAGCTCCGACGACAACGACGCGAGCTACACCATCCCGCAGAACGTGACCGTCGGCTGGGCGGTGCGCGCGTCCGACGGCACGTCGTGGGGGCCGTGGAGCCTGGCGGGCAACGGCACGCGCTGTGAGTTCATCTACGACGAGACGGCCCCCAAGGCCCCTGAGGTCACTTCGATCAAGTACCCGGACGACGACGCCTGGCACGCGGGCGTCGGAGACTACGGCCTGTTCATCATCGACTCACCGTCGAGGGGCGTCACGCAGTACAAATACCGCTTCACCGGCGGTAGTTGGGTGACCGCGGACGCCAAGGCCGCAGGTGCGCCCGTCACCGTGCGCTGGATGCCACCGGACGAGGGGCCCATGTCCCTGGAAACCAAGGCGATCGACGGCGCGGGCAACGCCCAGAAGACACCGACCGCACATGTCTTCCTCGTCAGCGACGGGCGTGCCCCCGCCGCGGGCTGGACGCTCGGCGATGCCAAGGGGGCCACGGCTGCTGCCGGCATGAGCGGGGCTCCCGCGGCGTCCGCGGGCTCCGGCGTCACCTTCGGCGCCGAGGGGCCGCTGGGGCCGACGGACACCGCTGTCTCCCTCGACGGTTCGGAGAAGGCCTATCTCGACGCGGGGAAGCCCGCGGTCGACACGAGCGGGACGTTCTCGGTGAGCGCCTGGGTGAACCTGCCCGAGCGGCCGACGGACGACGTGAGCGTGGTCAGCCAGGACGGGACAGCGGCACCCGGATTCGACCTCGGGTACGACGTGGACACCCGGTCGTGGACGTTCCGTACGCCGATGAACGACATGGAGAACATGGGGTCCTGGAAGGTGTCCGGAGCTACCGCGGTGCCGGGCAGCTGGACCCACCTCATAGGCGTCTACGACGATGAACTGGGCACCCTGAGCCTGTTCGTCAACGGTGACCTGATCGAGGAGGACGTCCAGAAGCGCCGTACGAAATGGAACGCGACCGGCGGCGTGCAGATCGGGCGGAAGCTCGCCCTGGACGGCTACACCTCCCATTTCAAGGGCAGTGTCGCCGACGTCAAGGTCTACGACCGGGTGGTGCCGGAGGCCGAGGGCGAAGCGCTGGGCGGGATCTCCGCGAGGCAGCTCTCCTACTGGCAGGTCGACGGAGACACCAATGGCGTGTCCCCCGAAGAGGCGGGGGGAGCGGGACTGACCTTGGGCGGTGGCGCCGGAATCTACGTGCCGGACGAGTCCTGCGACACCGAGGCTGACCCGGAATGCGTACCGCCCGCCGAACCGCTGTGGGGAGACGGCCACTTGGTGCTGAACGGCACCGGAGCCCATGCGAAGCGCGCGGCGGGTCTCCTCGCCAAGGAGGACAGCTTCACCCTGACGGCGCGTGCCCGCCTGGCGGCCGCCGACCCGACGAAGGACCAGACGGTCATGTCATTGGCCGGCGCACGGGGGAGCGCGCTGACAGTGAAGTACGCGGCCTCCGCCAAGCGATGGCAGCTCGCCGTGACGAGCAAGGACGAGACCGGAGCGAGGGTGTCGACCGTCGACGCCAAGGGCGTGATGCCGAGCAGTGCGGGCGACGGAGACCATCTGACGCTCGTCTATTCGGCGGTCTTCGGCGACGCGCTGCTGTACGTCGACGGCACCCTCGCCGCACAGGTGCCCTGGGACAACGCGTGGGACTTCACCACGGCGTCCCTTCAGATCGGCAGGATCCTGACGGGTACCACGCCATCCGGGTTCTTCGACGGTGCCGTCGACGAGCTGCGGGTCTTCCGCGGTGCTCTGGACGCGAGCGCCGTGCCCACGGTCGCGCTGCTTCCGGCCGGTTCGAGCATCGAAGAGACCGTTATGTGA